CCGTTTTCCCAGCCTGCTCCTGCGTTAAGTAATGATACGATATCAGAGACCAAGGAGGAACGGGATAAGCGACTGAAGGTGCTGCAGCTGGAGGCGGACATTGCCCACCAAGAGGGTCGGCGCGTGCCGGCGCTGGAATTCTTTAAGGATCATCATTGGGAGCACGTGCTGACGCTACCCACAAAATCAGCTAGGATCAAGTACTTTGCCTATCTCTGGCAAATCGAGATGAAGAAGGAGGCGGATCAGCGCAAGAAGGCAGTGCGAGCGGAGGAAACCGAGCGGCGGGTTGCGGAGATGCGAAAGGAGCGCGCGGAGAATACGCACATTATCTATGGCCTGGGACACACATCGTTGTTTCTGCGTATCTACGATACCACTATTAATCACTGGCAGAACAACCGGCTCACGCGGGCTATGCAGTTCGCCCCCAAAATGGTGTTGGATTGCTCCTATGATGAGCACATGAACAATCGGGAGGCTACCTATGCAGCAAAGCAATTGATGCTGTGCTTTGCAGAGAACCGGATGAACGATGAGCCCTTCGATCTGCACTATTGCAACGCCCAGATGGACAGCAGATGTATGCAGAGCTTCCAACGCTACATCCCCACCATTCACAATCCAGAGTTCCCGATAAACTTGCATAGCAAGTGCTTTACGGAGCTGTTTCCCAAACAGAACCTGGTGTACCTAACGCCCCACTGCCGCGAGGATCTGGTCACTTACAACCCTGATGACATCTACATCGTGGGCGCCATGGTAGACACTATGAACAACGAACCCCTTTCGCTAGCCAAAGCCAAACGATTGGGTCTACGGATGGCGAGACTGCCCCTGGATCGCTATCTACAGTGGGGTTCCGGTTCGGGAAAGTCGCTAACTCTAAACCAGATGATCAACATTATGCTGGACCTCAAGAAAACCGGCGACTGGGATGCGGCCTTGAAGCATGTGCCACGTCGGAAGGTCGTGCAAAATGAATTCCAGCACCGCAGGGAGAAAGATCATTGGAGCACAGGCACGCGGGCTAGGAAGCTTAATATCCGAATCGATCATTTGCTGGATTTTGACGAGGATCGCCGGCAGGCTACCTCTTTTGCAACTCCGCAGAAAGTAAGACAGCGACGGGAGGGCTTGGAGTTCCAACTGGACACTTGGGCAACGGGGAAGCAAAAGAAAAAGCAGAGACAAAATTAAAGTTACTCGTTGTATTCATTAAGatgcatattttatttcactcGGATTCGGATTTCTTATTTATGGCAAATTAGTTTTTGGTTGTAGGGGACCTTCTGCCTCAACTTCCTTCTTAATGGCTGCCACAGTTTGGTTCGATGAGGGAATCTCCTCAATCACTAGACCAGTATACTCTTCAGAAGGTTCCCCAAAATCTGTGTCTGTGTCATATTTAAAAGTTATTTCTGGCACAGCTTCTGGCACGGCTTCATCTTCTTGTTCCTCTTTATCGGTCTTTTTGTATTTTAGCCACATGTTCTTGGCGTTGATGGCCTGGTAGTTGATGGCCGGCTTCATGCCAGCCTCTTTCATCAGCTCTTTGGCTTTAGATTCATAGTCCTGCACACGTTCTTTTCGCTCCACCGTCATCAGCTTGGTTTCCAGGATAAAAAGTGATTGTGCGCGCATCGTCTGGAAGAAGTCCTTGCTCAAGAAAGAGTAATAGTTATAGGCCATAAAGACGACATCAAACATATTGTTCCAATGAGCTGCGCCCTGTTTCAGATGCTCCATCTCCAACGGCGACACAAAGTGCACTGTTACTCCGGGCACGTTGATCCACGGCTTATCGTATGCCGCTTGCCCAGCCGCGTCCTCTTCCTGGTGGTTCAACAAGGGCGTCATCAGCAGCTGAACGGAGCCATACCGTCGGGAGCGAGTGGTATCATGCTCGTAGGCCGTCTGGGTCAGCAATTCGTGGAAGAATTCCATGAGATTGCGTTCGGTTATGTCGGTAGCACGATAATCATTATCTCCGTGCACAGAATGATGCATTCGCTCCTCCACGGTGCGCAGCCCGAAGCCACAAAACGGTCCGGTCTGGATATCACCCACATAGCCACGGTGGATGAAGTTGCGTCCATTGCGCACCAATCCAGCGGCCAGTGTCTTGTTCGGCTTGCAATGCTCATATTCCGGAAAAACGAAAGCCACTCCGGTCTCGCGCCAATAGCGGTACTCCTGCGAACAGATCTGCTGCCCTCCACGGTCCTTTAGGGTCATGCTCAGGTCCCAATCAAAGGCCCCGTTGCGGTGGTCATACCGGGTGCCGAGCAGGGCTCTCGACCTTTGCTCCCAGTAGGCGGTCACCTCAAAGACATTCCACGGTTGCGGCTGCCAGAAAGTGAAAGCCATCTCCAAGCCATCGCGCTCCTTGTACTTCAGTCCATCTATATTCAGCATGGGAGCCAGGCGCTGCAGTTCCTCCTCATTGGTGACCATTTTAAGCAGTGTGCGTCCCTTGGCTGCCATGTAATGGTGCGAGCTGGGGCGGATCACCGCATTTCCGTAGAGGTCCATGAACAAGTGCACCTTGGACACTAGGTTAAAGGACTCGGGATCCTCCAGGCCTACGCCAAGGAGCAGCATGTTCCTGGCTTCAATTTCGGCGCAACCATCGAGTAAATAGATATTGAGTTTGGGTCGGATGCGATGTGTGTATCTCTTGGCCAGCGTCTTGATCACATGCCGCGGATCAGCTCCACCGCAGATG
This genomic interval from Drosophila mauritiana strain mau12 chromosome 2R, ASM438214v1, whole genome shotgun sequence contains the following:
- the LOC117137458 gene encoding mitochondrial ribonuclease P protein 1 homolog, whose translation is MLKHFARWRLGSQLLKGSAAPVRQASKTSGAENSLAGKEEPQKKFVNPFSQPAPALSNDTISETKEERDKRLKVLQLEADIAHQEGRRVPALEFFKDHHWEHVLTLPTKSARIKYFAYLWQIEMKKEADQRKKAVRAEETERRVAEMRKERAENTHIIYGLGHTSLFLRIYDTTINHWQNNRLTRAMQFAPKMVLDCSYDEHMNNREATYAAKQLMLCFAENRMNDEPFDLHYCNAQMDSRCMQSFQRYIPTIHNPEFPINLHSKCFTELFPKQNLVYLTPHCREDLVTYNPDDIYIVGAMVDTMNNEPLSLAKAKRLGLRMARLPLDRYLQWGSGSGKSLTLNQMINIMLDLKKTGDWDAALKHVPRRKVVQNEFQHRREKDHWSTGTRARKLNIRIDHLLDFDEDRRQATSFATPQKVRQRREGLEFQLDTWATGKQKKKQRQN
- the LOC117137457 gene encoding dynein assembly factor 3, axonemal homolog, with product MLWGISSALDLYEEYLKAFKIKDDPLPKYEHAREEAEEAAGDNTLNTLNILICGGADPRHVIKTLAKRYTHRIRPKLNIYLLDGCAEIEARNMLLLGVGLEDPESFNLVSKVHLFMDLYGNAVIRPSSHHYMAAKGRTLLKMVTNEEELQRLAPMLNIDGLKYKERDGLEMAFTFWQPQPWNVFEVTAYWEQRSRALLGTRYDHRNGAFDWDLSMTLKDRGGQQICSQEYRYWRETGVAFVFPEYEHCKPNKTLAAGLVRNGRNFIHRGYVGDIQTGPFCGFGLRTVEERMHHSVHGDNDYRATDITERNLMEFFHELLTQTAYEHDTTRSRRYGSVQLLMTPLLNHQEEDAAGQAAYDKPWINVPGVTVHFVSPLEMEHLKQGAAHWNNMFDVVFMAYNYYSFLSKDFFQTMRAQSLFILETKLMTVERKERVQDYESKAKELMKEAGMKPAINYQAINAKNMWLKYKKTDKEEQEDEAVPEAVPEITFKYDTDTDFGEPSEEYTGLVIEEIPSSNQTVAAIKKEVEAEGPLQPKTNLP